From the Edaphobacter bradus genome, the window GGGCAGGAGCAAACTGGGACGCTCCACTTCTCGTAGCATTCGCGGATGCATTTTGCATCGCTGGGTTCACAATCCTCCGTTGCAATCTCCCGTTCCGCCAGGAGCGACCCCATGGTCCACCACCACGCACCAGCGCCGACCGTGATCAAAAGGGACTTCGAGCGGCAATTGCTTCTAATGTAGACGAGAGATCTCGGCCGTGTGTTCCTCGGCGGTCATTCCTATGGAGGAAGGCAGGCATCGATGCTGGCTTCTGCTGAACCTGGCCTTATTGACCGGCTACTGCTGCTCTCGTACTGGAACGGACCGTTCCTCCTTATCCTTAATCCTGAAGCCCATCTCCGGCTTCGACCGGACGGAGATCACCTTGCCCTTGAAGTCGACGTTACCCCACGTGCAGTACATGACCTCCTGTTCCCGGAAACCGGTGCCCAGGAAGAACGAACAGAATGCGCTCTTCCGGATTCGCGGCGGCAAACAACGATGCCAGCTCATCGCCGTCGTACGCCTCGACTTCCTTCTCGTCATATTTAGGTTTGTCTGCTGCCCTGAGCAGGCCAACGATGCCGTGCGCCTTCAGCAGTGTACCGATGCGCATGATGTGGTTATAGATAGAACGGTCACCCAGGCCCTTTTCCTGGAGAAAAAGACATATGCTCGAGCAGGTCCTCGCGGGCGACGTCCTTGATGGCCTTCCCGGGGAACCTCGACTCGAAGAGGTTCAGCATGTGTTCACACGCAGCTATGGGTTTGGGAGACCGGAATCCCCTATCTCCTCTAAGTAAGACTTGGTGGCATTTTTCAGAGAGATCGACGAAAGAGGGTCTGGTTTGGACGTGGTGCGGTCCGAAGCAATTGGCGCTTTCGGGCTTGTAACTGGCGTCGGAGTTGGGCGTCCCAAGGCAATCGACTGAAGGTCGTGTTCCGTATTGCGCAGGGCGGTGATCGCTGCATCCGGATCCTGGCCTACCTGCTGCCAGACACGGCTTGCCGCCACGAAGGAAGCGGAGATAGTAGGTACTTTCAGAGTGGTGTTCGGGCTGTCCCTCGACCAGGGCGTAGCTTGCCCGCAGAGTGCGATTCTTGTTCCAGACGGGATCCAGGAAGGCGTCACGTCCGTCGGGGAGACGAACTCGGATGTAAAGGCGAACCTTGGGCTTTCTCACTGCTCAGCTCCTCTAGGGGTAATACCAAGAAGGAGCGAGTGACACCGCCTATCTTTTTCGACCGTGGGGAAAACTGTCACAGTCAAGGTCAATGATGATTCGAAAGGATTTAGGAGGTCTGGCGGAGAGTGGGGGATTCGAACCCCCGATAGAGCTTTTGACCCTATAACGGTTTAGCAAACCGCCGCCTTCAGCCACTCGGCCAACTCTCCGTCCTGTTTTTCTGCGGCTCTCGTGATTATAACTTGGGGAGGGGCGATGTGGCCTGGCCGCCTCGATTTTAATCCCTCTAGCGCAGAGGAGAGAGGTGGAGGCAGGTTGGCGAGAGGCTCGGGCACTGCAACGAAGATGCGGCTTCTCCCCCTGATTGCAGCGACCTACTTCATGGTCTCCGGCGGCCCGTACGGGCTGGAAGACATCATCGGCAAAGCGGGCTACGGCCGCGCCCTCCTCATTCTTATGCTCGTGCCTCTGCTCTGGAGCCTGCCGACGAGCCTCATGGTCGGCGAGTTGGCCTCAGCGATACCCTGCGAGGGAGGCTTTTACCAATGGGTCCGACGGGCCATGGGACCGTTCTGGGGATTTCAGGAGGCATGGCTCAGCCTCGCCTCCAGCATCTTCGACATGGCGATCTACCCGACGACCTTTGTGCTCTACCTCTCGCATATCGCTCCCGTCCTCACTCAGGGCTCGCGCGGACTCCTCCTCAAGCTCGCGATCGTCGCCATCTCCGCCACATGGAACCTGCGCGGAGCAGTCGCCGTAGGGCGTGGCTCGCAGCGCATGATGGCCGTCTCGCTCTCGCCGTTCGTCGTTCTCATCGCGCTCGCTCTCTGGCATGGCCTTCGTCACGGCATCGCTCCTTCGTCGGGCGGACCTCCCGCGCAGGTTGATCTCGCAGGAGCCATCCTGGTCGCACTCTGGAACTACATGGGCTGGGACAACGCCTCCACCATCGCGCAGGAGGTCGAAGACCCACAGCGGAACTATCCCCGCGCCATGCTCAGTTCCGCGACGGTCGTCATGTTCGTCTACACGCTACCTCTGGCTGCAGTGTGGCTGGCGGGAATCCCTTCGGTCCGCTTCTCGACAGGAGCATGGGTGGATGCTGGGATGCGGTTGGGCGGCTCCTTGCTTGCGCTCACCGTCGTACTGGCGGGCTCGCTCGATGGCCTAGGCACCTTCAACGCGCTTACGCTCTCCTTGACCCGCCTTCCCTACGCGATGGCCGAGGACGGCCTTCTACCTCGCATTCTGACATTGCGATGGGCGAATGGGGTACCGTGGGTCAGCGTACTTGCCTGCTCACTAGGGTGGGCGCTCGCGCTGAGCTTCACCTTCGAGCGGCTCATCGCGATCGACCTCGTCCTCTACGGCGCCGCGCTCATGCTTGAGTTCGTGGCGCTGGTTGCGCTGCGCCTCCGGGAGCCCGCGATGCCTCGTCCCTATCGCGTTCCCGGAGGAATTGGAGCCACAATCGCCATCGGAATCGGCCCAGCACTCCTGATCGTATTTGCTCTCTGGGCAGCGCGCGACGAGAGAGTCGCCGGCCTCCCGGCCCTGGCCTTCGCGACGATGGTAGCGCTGGCCGGGCCCCTGGTCTATCTTCTGATGACCAGCGTCGCTCGCAGGCGGCAGCAAAAAGACAAAGGCCGCTGACGGCAGGAGCCATCAACGGCCTGTTGCTCTTTGAAACCCGAAATTACTTCTGCGCGCCAGCCAGGGCAGGCAACTTCGCCTTGTTGTCGATGAAGCGCTGCTGCGCCTCGAGCACTTTGTTCCGGGCAAAGGACGCGTCGCGCCACCCCTTTACCTCGACCCGCTTGCCTTCCAGGTCCTTGTAGATCGAGAAGAAGTGCGTGATCTCACGCAGCATATGCGGGTAGATCTCGGAGAAGTTCCAGACGTCCTTGTACCGCGGGTTGCCTTTGCCGACACAAAGAATCTTCTCGTCGCCCAAACCCTGATCCAACATATCAAGGAGACCTATGGGGCGCACTTCCATTACGCAGCCAGGAAAGCTCGGCGCATCGACGAGCACCAGCACATCGAGCGGGTCGCCGTCGTCGCCCAGCGTGCTCGGGATGAAGCCGTAGTCTCCCGGATAGTGCACCGGCGAGTAGAGGTTGCGGTCCAGACGAAATACGTGCAGTTCCTTGTCGTATTCGTACTTGTTGATGCCCTCATGGGGAATCTCGATGACCGCGTTGATCACCTCGGGTGACTCTGGGCCCACGGGTAACTCAAGATAGTTCAGCATAACGTTGGGTTCTCTTTTCGCTTCCTGATGGTTATGGAGCTTGCAGGGGTTTGGACCTTCCCTCGTTCAGGCCACTCAGTTGCCTTGGCAGATGCTCCCGGGCCTGACCGCGGGCAAATGCCGCGTCTTGTCTATAATCGGTCAAGATGAAGGCTCATGTCTATGTCACGCTCAAACGCACTGTGCTCGATGCTCAGGGGCAAACGATTAACGACGCTCTGCGCCGTATGCAATATCGCGGCGTCTCCGACGTCAGGCAGGGCAAGTACTTCGTATTGACCCTCGACCCTGGCCTTGATCGCGCCGCTGCCCAAGTGGAAGTCGAACGTATCACAAAAGAGGTATTGACCAATCCGGTTATCGAGGAATTCACTCTTCATTTAGAAGACTGAAAAAAAAGGTTCACGCGTGCCTCTTCCGGCTACACTGAAGAGGGCAAACGAACCCTCCGGGTTAGCATCTAACCAGCAATCCCTGTACGCAGGGAAAGCAAACTCCGGAAGCAACGCAGTCCGTTTGACGACTCAAGGCTCGACCTCATCCTTCGGGAGAGAAAGTGAAGTTACTGGGAGGATTTCCCGGATGCACACACGGCCAACCTTTAGCCGGTTTTTACTGTTTTTTGCGGCATTTTTAATACTTACTTCGCCGCTCACCCTCCATGCACAGGCAACCGCCGCAGCTTCCAAAAAAGGAGACCTCTCGGTCTACTCTGGCTATTCCGCGGTCTGGCCCCAGTATCTCAATGCACCCAACATAAACAGTGGCGTCTCTTTTGGAGTGGAGTACACCCGCCATCTGCGCTGGTACCTCTTGCCGTCCTTGGTGGCCCGCGGCAAAGTCGCGCCCGGCAATACAGTCGGCGAAAGGACATGGGGCGGAGGCATCAAGGTGGAGCACGAGTTCAGATCCTTTCGCCCTTACGCCAGCTTCATCCTCAGCTCTGGAAACATCACGTTTACGCACCCGGTCATCGATTACCGTGGCAAGCGCTATACCTCTGACAACTCCATCGTCTATGCCCCTGGTGGAGGCGTCGATGTCGACATCACAGAGAAATGGTCGGGGCGCGTCGACTATCAGTACGAGTACTGGAACATCGGAACCAATCAGTCGTTCTATCCCAGCGTCCTGAGCTTTGGCGTCGTCTATCGGATTCCCTTCCATCCCTTCTAGCGCGAAGGCCACAGACTCGCAGAAGACAAGGGGCAGGTGCTACGCTCGAAAGGGAGAACCTCTTGAGCAACGCATCTGTAAAACACGTCACTGCCCAATCCCCTGCTGGAACCCCGACGGTGGGCAGCCGTTTTGTCCGGGCCTGTCTCCGCCGACCTGTCGACCGCACTCCCGTCTGGCTTCTCCGCCAGGCTGGCCGCTACATGCCCGAGTACATGGCCGTCCGCAAGCACCACTCACTGCTTGAGATCTGCCGGACCCCCGAGATCGCCGCCGAGGTCACCATCACCGCCGCAGAGCGGCTCGGCGTCGACGCCGCCATCATCTTCGCGGACCTTCTGCTTCCCTTCACTCCCATGGGACTCGAGTTCGAGTTCCTCGCTGGCGAAGGCCCCATCGTACACACTCCTATTCGCTCTGCCGATCAGGTCCGCGCCCTGCGCACCGACCGCGCCGACGAGCTGAACTACGTCGCTCGCGCCATCGAAAAGGTTGCCGCCCACTTTGCCGCGCCGCGCGTAGACGGCGCCCGCGGCCCTGACAATCAGGATCAGCTCGGCATCATCGGATTCTGCGGCGCCCCATTCACGCTGGCCAGCTACATGATCGAAGGCGGCTCTTCGCGCAATTACATCGAAACCAAGCGCATGATGTACGGCGACTCCGTGGCCTGGCCGTTGCTGATGGAGAAACTCGTTGCTGTGCTCACCGCCTTCGCGCGCCAGCAGGTCGAGGCCGGCGCCGATGTCATTCAGGTCTTCGATAGCTGGGCCGGCGCTCTCAGCGTGCCGGACTATCGCCAATACTGCCTCGCGCCGACCACGGAGCTCGTGCGCCGCATCCAGGCCATGGGAGTTCCGGTCATCTACTTCGGCGTCGACACTGCAACGCTTCTGCCCTCCATGCGCGAGACCGGCGCCGACGTGATCGGCCTCGACTGGCGCACTCCCCTCGACGCGGGCTGGGAGGCCGTCGGCGAAGGCTGCGCTGTGCAGGGCAACCTCGATCCCATCACTCTCTTCGCTCCCGACGACGTCCTTCGTGCGCGAACCCGCGAGATCCTCTCAGCGGCGGCAGGCAGACCCGGCCATATCTTCAACCTCGGCCACGGCATCGTCCCTGGCACTCCGGTCGAAAACGTCATCAAGCTCGTCGAGTGGGTCAAGGAGTACGGAGCGCAATGAACACGAACAGCGCGGTTCTTCTGCTCGCACACGGTACGCCGAACGTACTGGGCGAGATGGCCGAATATCTCAGCCGCGTCACCGGAGGCCGCGCCCTTCCGCACGACGTCGTTGAGGAGTTGCAGCACCGCTACGCTCAGATCGGCCTCGGCGAAACCCCAGGTGCCGAGCCCCCTCCGCTTACAAAGTGGACGCTCGCGCAAGGCCGCCTCCTCGAGGGCTTGCTCGACGGCACGCCGGTCTACGTGGCCATGCGCAACTGGCACCCCTTTATCGCCGATGTCGTCGCGAAAATGCGGGCAGACGGAATCACGCACATCAAAGCCATCTGCCTGGCGCCGCAGAACTCACGCACGAGCATAGGCCTCTATCGCCAAGCCCTTCTCTCTGCCACCGCTGACATGGAGGTCGACTTCGTCCCAGCCTGGGCCGACCATCCCCTGCTCGTGCAGGCCTTTGCGGAGAAGCTCTGGCCCGTCTGGGCGCTCGCCTGCGCTCAGTCCGGCCGCCGCGTCCCAATCCTCTTCACAGCGCACAGTGTCCCTTGCCGCACTGTGATGACGGGCGAGGCCTCCATTGAAGGAGCCCGCCCGGGAACCCTCGCGCAAAGCACGCCCGACCCCTACGCCGTTGAAGCCAGGCGCACCGCGGCCCTCGTCGCCGAGCGCCTCTCCGTCGTCGGCCTAACCGAGCGCGACTGGCACTTCGCTTTCCAGAGCCAGGGCATGAGCGGCGGCCCATGGCTTGGCCCGACCGTCGAAGACACCCTCAACGCCCTCAAAGATGAGGGCCACGTCGGTGTTGTCATGCAACCCATCGGCTTCCTCTGCGATCACGTCGAGATCCTCTACGACATCGACATCGCCTTCCGCGAGATCGCCGGCGAGCTTGGCCTGCAGCTCTGGCGCGCCGAGAGCCTCAACGACTCCCCCGTCCTCGCCCAGGCGCTCGCCCAGATCGCCTCCGCCAACACCTCCGCGACCTCTGCCAACCAGGATGAAGCCGCGACACCGAACGCTGTATGATGCTGCACCATCAGGCGGAGCTCATGGCCGATATCTCAGTTCTCTCGTCCGACCCCATCTCCGCGAGGATGCGATGAAGCGCGTCGCGATTGCTGGCGGTGGAATCGCGGGGTTGGCAGCAGCCTATGAACTCGCGCAGCTTGCCCGCCGCGGAGAGCCTGTGCAGGCCGTGCTGTTTGAGTCTTCGCAGCGCTTGGGCGGCATCGTCGAGACAGTGCGCGAAGCTGGCTTCGTCATCGAAGGCGGCCCCGACGGCTGGGTAAGCGAAAAGCCCTGGGCGCGCCAGCTCGCAGAGGAGCTCAACCTCTCGAGCGAACTGATCCACTCCAACGACACCACCCGCAAGACCTACGTCCTCCGCGACGGCGATCTCAAAGCAATGCCGGACGGCATGCGCATGATGGTTCCTTCTGACCTGACTGCACTCGATACGTCGGACCTCTTCAGCCCGCGGGCCCGGCAGTACTTCCGCGACGAACCCTCCCGTGCCGCCGAGCTGCGCGCCTCCGCACCGATGCACGACGAGAGCGTCGCCGAGTTTGTGCGGCGGCACTTCGGCAATGAAGTGCTCGAGACCATCGGCGCCCCGTTGCTGAGCGGTGTCTTCGGAGGCGATGTCGCCACACTCAGCGTTCGCGCCGTCATGGCTCCCTTCGTCACAATGGAGCGCGAGTACGGCAGCCTCGTCACCGCGCTACAGGCACGCGCCGGGAACTCAACCCCTGCCCTCTTCACAACGCTGCGCAGCGGTCTTGGCACGCTCATCGACCGCATTGTCGCCTCCATCCCGCAGCAGTGGATTCACCTCAACACCGAGGTCTCCGCCGTCGCGCGCACAGTCGAAGGCTGGCACCTCACCACCAACCGAGGCGACGAGAGCTTCGACGCCCTCTTCATGGCAGCCCCCGTTCACATCGCACAATCGCTGCTTAGCCCCATCGACGCCCGCGCCGCCGAACTGATGCAAATGGACGCCAGCTCAGCCGTTGTCGTCGGATTCGCCTTTGCCGACGCCACTCACTCCCTCAAGCTGCCCCCTGGCTTCGGCTTCCTTGTCCCGCAAGGCTCAGGCAGTCTTCTCCTCGCATGCACTTTCATGGATCAGAAGTTCCCCGACCGCGTCCCTGAAGGCGGGCGCCTGCTCCGCGCCTTCTTCGGCGGTGAATCGGCCCTGCGCCTGATGCGCTGCCGCAACGACGAGATCGCCGCCATTGCGCGACTTGAACTCGCCCGTATCCTCGGCCCGCTGCCCGAGCCGCAGGTCACGGTCATCCGCCACTTGCCCCGCTCGCTCCCGCAGTACGCCGTGGGCCATCTCGAACGCATGGCAGAACTCAACGAGCGCGTGCGCGCCCTGGGCTCACTGTGGCTGCTCGGAAACGCGTATCGCGGCGTCGGCCTGCCCGACCTCATTCGAGACGCCCGCGCCGCGGCTCAGTCGCTCGTCGCCTGCGCCGTCTCCTGAATGGCGCCGTCAGTCTAACTACTCGCCACCACCGAAGTGATACGTGATGCCTGTGCTGATACGCAGATTGTTCTGCGTATTGTTCACAGCATTGGGAATGCGCGTGTAGACGTAGTCCACCTGGATGATGTTGGCCCCGAGCCGGGGCTTGATCCTCGTTCTCACGCCTCCGCCGGCCAGCACGCCAAACGACTGGCGATTGATCGTGAACTGAAAGTTCACATCCTCCTTCGCTCCACCCAGGAGGACTTCGCCATAGGGCACATACCTGCTCGGGTTGCGGTACGTAAACCGTGGGCCGAACAGATAGTTGATGATCAGAATATTCTGCCCGCTATTGTTCACATTGCTTGCATGGGCAACGGTAATGTCTGCCAGCGCGCTCCACTTCCGCGTGACGTTCATCAGGAAGGTGCCGCTGCCTCCGTACATGGAGAAGCAGCCGCAGTGGCCCGGAGGGGCGTTCGCGTGGAGGTAGTCGAAGTTACCTCCCACCTCGAACCTCTTGATGTCATCGAAGCGCAGCATCATCTGAGCATGGAGCGCCCACGGAAGAGCCAGGAACAACAGCAGCAGAGCGGCCTTTACGAGTTTCATCCTTCTTCTCCTACTCGACCATCAGGGTCGCGGTGGCTGCGTGCTGAACCGTGCTCTCGGTTCCTGTCACCGTCACTGTATAAGGTTTCGGATCGAGCGCGAAGTAACCACCTGCGCACCCACTCAATGCAGCAACCGGCAGGAGTGAACCAGCAAGCAACAGCAGCATCATCAGCAAGCGCGGCATTCTGCGCCTGTACTTACGTGCTGCGCCAAGGCCAGCAAGGCCAAGCATTCCCAGTGCAACCGGTACGTCACGCTGCGCTGGCCACGGGCCTTGCGGCTGGTGGTTCCGCGCGCTCAGCGAGCTGCTCGTCTTGACGTTCAGCGTCACGGTCGTGCTGCCCGCGCCCGCGGCTGCCTTGGAGGGCGTGAACGTGTAGGTCGATCCTGCCGGCAGGCCCGTCACCGTCAGGTTCACGTCGCTCATGAAGGTAGTCGAACCCACAGGTGCCAACGTGAACGTGTAGCTGGTCGAGTCACCGGGGAAGACCTTCTGGGTCGTCGCCCCACTGTTCTTGTTCGTGAAGTCCTGAACGATGTTCGTCACCGGAGCCGACGAGCTCGTCGAGAAGATGGTGTCGCCCGAGTACACCGCCGTGATCTGGTGCGTTCCCGTCGCTAGATTGTTCAGCGTCACAGCCGCGTTGCCGCTCAGATCAAACCCCACCGAGACAGACCCGTTCGTGCTCAACGGCGCAGTTCCCAGCACCGTCGTCCCGTCCATGAAGGACACAGTGCCCGTCGGAGTTGGCACCGGCGCTGCAACCGTCGCGGTAAACGTCACTGCGGTTCCCACAAGCTCGGTCGGCGTGCTCTGCGTCAGCATGATCGTCGTCGCAACATGGCCGATCACCTGGTTCAGAGGAGCTGACTTCGCTGCGCTGTAGCTCGTATCGCCGCTGTAGCTCGCGGTGATTGTGTGCGTCCCGGTCGCAAGCGTCGACGTCGTCATCGTCGCAATCCCAGACGAGTTCACAGTCCCTGTTCCGATTGCAGTCGTTCCGTCAAGGAAGGTGACCGTGCCGGTCGCGCCCGCCGGCACCGTCGCAGTGAAAATCACCGACTGGCCCGGGTTCGCGGGATTCGTCGAGGATGTCAGTGTCACCGTCGGAGCTCCCTGCGTTACCGTCACCGTCGTCGCTGGCGAGGTCGCAGGATTGTTGTTTGCATCGCCAGGAGTGCTCGCCGTAATCGGATTGCTGCCCACCGGCAGATTCGTCACAACAATCGTGGCGACACCGCCGACAATGGGAGCCGTCCCGATCACCGTCGTGCCATTCGTGAAGGTCACCGGCCCGGAGACGCCGCTTGGCACCGTCTCCGTGATCGTCTCGCTTCCGCCCACTGTGATCGTCGGCGCCGACACCACGGGAGGCGGCAACACAGGAGTCGCCTTATTCACTATCTGCGTCAACGGAGCCGAAGTCGCCGCGTTGTAGTTGCTGTCTCCGCCATAACTCGCGGTAATCGTGTGCGTTCCTGAGGTCAGCGTGGACACCGTCACCGACGCAACGCCGTTCGTCACCGTCGCCGTGCCCAGCGTCGTCGCTCCGTCAGTAAACGTCACCGTCCCGGTCACGCCCGTCGGCAGAGTCGCCGTGAAGGTCACTGCCTGATTCGCCGCCGAAGGATTGAGTGAGGAGGTAAGCCCAACCGTCGGAGTCCCCTTCGTCACCGTCACCGTCGTCGCCGGCGAGGTCGCTGGATTGTTGTTCGCGTCGCCCGGAGTGCTCGCCGTAATCGGATCGCTGCCCACAGGCAGATTCGTCACAACAATCGTGGCGACACCGCCGACAACGGGAGCTGTCCCAATCGTTGTGCCGCCGTTTGAGAACGTCACCGGCCCGGAGACGCCGCTTGGCACCGTCTCGGTTATCGTCTCGCTTCCGCCCGCTGTGATCGTCGGCGCCGACACCACTGGAGGCGGCAGCACCGGAGTCACCTTATTCACCGTCTGCGTCAGAGGCGACGACGTTGCAGCGCCATTGTTCGTATCGCCACCATAGCTTGCCGTGATCGTATGCGTCCCGCCTGTCAGGGTCGAAGTCGTCACGCTCGCTGTGCCACTCACAATCGTTCCGCTGCCGATCGTTGTCGTGCCATCGAGGAACATAATCGTTCCCGTCGCACTTGCCGGCACTGTCGCCGTGAAGGTCACTGCCTGGCCCACTGTCGATGGGTTATTCGACGAGGTCAGCGTCACCGTCGGAGTCAGCCTGTTCACAACCTGCGTCGTCGTTCCCGTGGCCGGATTGTTGTTCGAGTCGCCACCATAGGTCGCCGTGATCGGATCACTGCCGACAGGGAGCGTTGACGTCGTAATCGACGTCGTTCCCGTCGTCGGGTTGACTGTTCCTGTCCCGATCGTCGTTCCGCCGCTCGTCAACGTCACAGAGCCCGTGGTTCCGGGAGGCAGCGTGACCGTGATCGTCACCGGATCGCCAGAGTTACTCGGACCCGAGGTCGAGACCGTCACCGTTGGCGTGTTCTTCGTGACCGTCTGCGTTGTCGTTCCGGTCGCCGGATTGTCGTTCGTGTCGCCGCTGTAGCTTGCCGTAATCGTGTCCGTGCCCACCGGAAGCGAGCCCGTCGTCACCACGACCGTGCCTGCCGTCGACACCGTTCCGGATCCCAGCGCCGTACCGCCGCTGGTCAGCGTGATCGTTCCTGTCGCGCCCGCCGGAACGCTCGCCGTAATCGTCACTGTCTGGCCATACGTGCTCGGATTCGGAGACGACGACATCGTCACCGCCGGCGATGCCTTGTTGATCGTCTCCGTCAGGCTGGCCGTCGCGCTGCCGTTGTTGCTATCGCCGCCATAGGTCGCGACAATCGCGTCGCTTCCCAACGCCAGGGTTGAGGTCGTCACCGTTGCAACACCATTCGTAATGGTGCTTGTTCCCAACGGCGCTCCATTGCTGGTGAACGTCACCGAACCGGTAACATTCGTCGGCAACGTCGCCGTAAAGGTGACAGGCTGATTCGCCTG encodes:
- a CDS encoding APC family permease; protein product: MARGSGTATKMRLLPLIAATYFMVSGGPYGLEDIIGKAGYGRALLILMLVPLLWSLPTSLMVGELASAIPCEGGFYQWVRRAMGPFWGFQEAWLSLASSIFDMAIYPTTFVLYLSHIAPVLTQGSRGLLLKLAIVAISATWNLRGAVAVGRGSQRMMAVSLSPFVVLIALALWHGLRHGIAPSSGGPPAQVDLAGAILVALWNYMGWDNASTIAQEVEDPQRNYPRAMLSSATVVMFVYTLPLAAVWLAGIPSVRFSTGAWVDAGMRLGGSLLALTVVLAGSLDGLGTFNALTLSLTRLPYAMAEDGLLPRILTLRWANGVPWVSVLACSLGWALALSFTFERLIAIDLVLYGAALMLEFVALVALRLREPAMPRPYRVPGGIGATIAIGIGPALLIVFALWAARDERVAGLPALAFATMVALAGPLVYLLMTSVARRRQQKDKGR
- a CDS encoding inorganic diphosphatase, coding for MLNYLELPVGPESPEVINAVIEIPHEGINKYEYDKELHVFRLDRNLYSPVHYPGDYGFIPSTLGDDGDPLDVLVLVDAPSFPGCVMEVRPIGLLDMLDQGLGDEKILCVGKGNPRYKDVWNFSEIYPHMLREITHFFSIYKDLEGKRVEVKGWRDASFARNKVLEAQQRFIDNKAKLPALAGAQK
- the purS gene encoding phosphoribosylformylglycinamidine synthase subunit PurS, with amino-acid sequence MKAHVYVTLKRTVLDAQGQTINDALRRMQYRGVSDVRQGKYFVLTLDPGLDRAAAQVEVERITKEVLTNPVIEEFTLHLED
- a CDS encoding porin family protein gives rise to the protein MHTRPTFSRFLLFFAAFLILTSPLTLHAQATAAASKKGDLSVYSGYSAVWPQYLNAPNINSGVSFGVEYTRHLRWYLLPSLVARGKVAPGNTVGERTWGGGIKVEHEFRSFRPYASFILSSGNITFTHPVIDYRGKRYTSDNSIVYAPGGGVDVDITEKWSGRVDYQYEYWNIGTNQSFYPSVLSFGVVYRIPFHPF
- the hemE gene encoding uroporphyrinogen decarboxylase; this translates as MSNASVKHVTAQSPAGTPTVGSRFVRACLRRPVDRTPVWLLRQAGRYMPEYMAVRKHHSLLEICRTPEIAAEVTITAAERLGVDAAIIFADLLLPFTPMGLEFEFLAGEGPIVHTPIRSADQVRALRTDRADELNYVARAIEKVAAHFAAPRVDGARGPDNQDQLGIIGFCGAPFTLASYMIEGGSSRNYIETKRMMYGDSVAWPLLMEKLVAVLTAFARQQVEAGADVIQVFDSWAGALSVPDYRQYCLAPTTELVRRIQAMGVPVIYFGVDTATLLPSMRETGADVIGLDWRTPLDAGWEAVGEGCAVQGNLDPITLFAPDDVLRARTREILSAAAGRPGHIFNLGHGIVPGTPVENVIKLVEWVKEYGAQ
- the hemH gene encoding ferrochelatase, which gives rise to MNTNSAVLLLAHGTPNVLGEMAEYLSRVTGGRALPHDVVEELQHRYAQIGLGETPGAEPPPLTKWTLAQGRLLEGLLDGTPVYVAMRNWHPFIADVVAKMRADGITHIKAICLAPQNSRTSIGLYRQALLSATADMEVDFVPAWADHPLLVQAFAEKLWPVWALACAQSGRRVPILFTAHSVPCRTVMTGEASIEGARPGTLAQSTPDPYAVEARRTAALVAERLSVVGLTERDWHFAFQSQGMSGGPWLGPTVEDTLNALKDEGHVGVVMQPIGFLCDHVEILYDIDIAFREIAGELGLQLWRAESLNDSPVLAQALAQIASANTSATSANQDEAATPNAV
- the hemG gene encoding protoporphyrinogen oxidase — translated: MKRVAIAGGGIAGLAAAYELAQLARRGEPVQAVLFESSQRLGGIVETVREAGFVIEGGPDGWVSEKPWARQLAEELNLSSELIHSNDTTRKTYVLRDGDLKAMPDGMRMMVPSDLTALDTSDLFSPRARQYFRDEPSRAAELRASAPMHDESVAEFVRRHFGNEVLETIGAPLLSGVFGGDVATLSVRAVMAPFVTMEREYGSLVTALQARAGNSTPALFTTLRSGLGTLIDRIVASIPQQWIHLNTEVSAVARTVEGWHLTTNRGDESFDALFMAAPVHIAQSLLSPIDARAAELMQMDASSAVVVGFAFADATHSLKLPPGFGFLVPQGSGSLLLACTFMDQKFPDRVPEGGRLLRAFFGGESALRLMRCRNDEIAAIARLELARILGPLPEPQVTVIRHLPRSLPQYAVGHLERMAELNERVRALGSLWLLGNAYRGVGLPDLIRDARAAAQSLVACAVS